One part of the Candidatus Mancarchaeum acidiphilum genome encodes these proteins:
- a CDS encoding exosome complex exonuclease Rrp41 — protein MASSLNKPKLIINGKRIDGRGFNELRPLKIEAGVLKNADGSAYEEWGNNKVLAAVYGPKEAPRYLADPEKAVIRAKYSMASFSGLDGHGRSAPSRREVEISKVTSDVFSNIVEVSQFPNSVIEIDIEILQSDGGTRAAGITAASVALANAGIPMKDLVYAVSGARIEDKMAVDVNMIEDNYSDADIPFAISPRNNEVLLLQFDGGVTPEQMKEAEKLVLEAGKTISQIQKDALKKSYEDVSAKYEKK, from the coding sequence TTGGCATCATCATTAAATAAACCAAAATTGATAATCAATGGAAAAAGAATAGACGGGAGAGGTTTCAATGAGCTCAGGCCATTGAAGATAGAAGCGGGAGTATTGAAGAACGCTGACGGTTCAGCTTATGAAGAGTGGGGCAATAACAAAGTGCTTGCAGCAGTCTACGGTCCAAAAGAAGCGCCAAGATATCTGGCAGATCCTGAGAAAGCGGTTATAAGGGCCAAGTACTCAATGGCATCCTTCTCCGGGCTTGATGGTCACGGAAGGTCGGCTCCATCAAGGAGAGAAGTTGAGATATCAAAAGTGACCTCTGATGTGTTTTCCAACATAGTTGAGGTTTCACAATTTCCAAATTCTGTGATAGAAATAGACATAGAGATACTTCAAAGTGATGGAGGAACGAGAGCAGCAGGGATAACTGCAGCTTCAGTTGCATTGGCAAATGCGGGCATACCTATGAAGGACCTTGTCTATGCGGTAAGCGGTGCAAGGATCGAGGACAAGATGGCAGTAGATGTGAATATGATAGAAGACAATTATTCCGATGCAGATATACCTTTCGCTATTTCGCCAAGGAATAATGAAGTGCTGCTTTTGCAGTTTGACGGTGGGGTTACACCGGAGCAGATGAAGGAGGCGGAGAAGCTGGTCCTTGAAGCCGGGAAGACTATATCCCAGATACAGAAGGATGCGCTGAAGAAGTCCTATGAGGACGTATCCGCGAAATATGAAAAGAAGTGA
- a CDS encoding exosome complex protein Rrp42: MSKMKSNYVKKLSEEGKREDSRDAFSFREIKITKGIIEHAEGSAQVDIGDTRVIAGVKMVVESPHDDTPNEGNLIVSVTILPMAATEYESGPPSPEEIELSRVTDRGIRSAVSIDPASLFIEEGKVWSVYVDVYVLNYSGNMLDAASIAAMAALTNARVPEYKDGSANYEKRDKKLSIKNVVTSTTFAKIGDSLFLDANENEESAMNARLTIQVDDTQIRAMQKGLSGSFTMEEINKLIDISFDKHKELKGLIIKE; the protein is encoded by the coding sequence ATGTCTAAGATGAAATCAAATTATGTAAAGAAGCTTTCCGAAGAAGGGAAGCGCGAGGATTCAAGAGACGCCTTTAGCTTTAGAGAGATAAAGATAACCAAGGGCATCATAGAGCACGCAGAAGGCTCTGCGCAGGTAGATATCGGGGATACAAGAGTGATTGCAGGGGTGAAGATGGTAGTTGAATCGCCCCATGATGATACGCCAAATGAGGGAAACTTGATAGTGTCCGTTACGATATTGCCTATGGCGGCCACGGAATACGAATCCGGGCCTCCCTCGCCTGAAGAAATAGAGCTGTCAAGGGTTACCGACAGAGGGATTCGCTCTGCGGTGTCAATAGACCCTGCAAGCCTTTTCATAGAAGAGGGGAAAGTGTGGAGCGTGTACGTAGACGTATACGTGCTCAACTACAGTGGAAACATGCTCGATGCGGCAAGCATTGCCGCGATGGCAGCGCTAACCAACGCAAGAGTGCCGGAATACAAGGACGGTTCAGCCAATTATGAAAAGAGGGACAAAAAATTAAGCATAAAGAATGTGGTAACTTCAACAACATTCGCAAAAATCGGGGATTCATTGTTCCTTGACGCGAACGAGAATGAGGAATCCGCGATGAATGCAAGGCTTACCATACAGGTTGATGACACACAGATAAGGGCCATGCAGAAGGGCCTTTCAGGGAGCTTTACGATGGAGGAAATAAATAAGCTTATAGATATTTCTTTTGATAAACATAAGGAACTGAAAGGGCTTATAATAAAAGAGTGA
- the rpl37ae gene encoding 50S ribosomal protein L37ae (structural models have indicated that the folded zinc-finger motif interacts mainly with domain III of 23S rRNA, whereas the amino-terminal region of L37 interacts primarily with domain II) has protein sequence MSSGNIRYGATIRKRKRAVTQQKIALYKCESCGKNSVERISTAIWRCRHCGKIYAGGAYTFTTAMGAISKHSLDSVGKSQRTAVQDSSKQV, from the coding sequence ATGTCAAGCGGAAATATAAGATACGGAGCTACAATAAGGAAAAGGAAAAGGGCAGTAACACAGCAGAAGATAGCACTTTATAAATGCGAGTCCTGCGGAAAGAACTCGGTAGAGAGGATAAGCACTGCTATATGGAGATGCAGGCATTGCGGCAAGATCTATGCTGGAGGAGCTTATACATTCACCACAGCTATGGGAGCGATTTCCAAGCACTCTCTTGATTCGGTCGGGAAGTCTCAGCGCACGGCAGTGCAGGACAGCTCCAAGCAGGTGTAA
- the rpoP gene encoding DNA-directed RNA polymerase subunit P (DNA-dependent RNA polymerase catalyzes the transcription of DNA into RNA using the four ribonucleoside triphosphates as substrates), protein MDYICANCGRDVDYNENFIACSYCNSRIVIKKRPSIPREVSTD, encoded by the coding sequence ATGGACTATATTTGTGCAAATTGCGGCAGGGACGTAGATTACAATGAGAATTTCATAGCATGCAGCTACTGCAATTCAAGGATAGTTATAAAGAAAAGGCCAAGTATACCAAGAGAAGTATCGACCGATTGA
- a CDS encoding 30S ribosomal protein S11, whose protein sequence is MEALTVKERPQRLAVAHVYSSKNDTIITLTDMSGAETIAVGSGGMIVNADSQEGSPYAAMQAAYKVAADAKEKGITNITIEIRAPGGHNSKTPGPGAQAVVRVLARSGLTINGISDVTPIPTDTTRRAGGKRGRRV, encoded by the coding sequence ATGGAAGCCCTTACCGTGAAGGAAAGGCCGCAGAGGCTTGCAGTTGCACACGTATACTCGTCCAAGAATGATACTATAATAACCCTTACCGATATGAGCGGTGCTGAAACCATAGCGGTTGGAAGCGGAGGTATGATTGTGAATGCTGATTCACAAGAAGGTTCGCCTTATGCTGCAATGCAGGCGGCATACAAAGTAGCCGCAGATGCAAAGGAGAAAGGAATTACCAACATAACTATAGAGATAAGGGCACCTGGCGGACACAACTCAAAGACACCGGGGCCAGGAGCACAGGCAGTTGTAAGAGTATTGGCCAGAAGCGGCCTTACTATAAACGGCATATCGGATGTTACTCCTATACCTACGGACACGACAAGGAGGGCTGGAGGTAAGAGAGGAAGAAGGGTCTGA
- a CDS encoding 30S ribosomal protein S4, with amino-acid sequence MGAPKRNRRKYDKPRDMWSTARIEVDSKFIKEFGLKNEKELWKIQTELSKLRGNVRLLLSAPESENINKISDSILSKLVKYGIAAPGVSLEKALDLDETAFLERRLQSLVFRKGLAKSMAQSRQLITHGFIAISGRKIDKPGYRVSVSEEDKLGYYRPINLEAAPKHEESRSDLNNEAKEAVASEESPAVVSE; translated from the coding sequence TTGGGAGCACCAAAGAGAAATAGAAGGAAATATGACAAGCCTAGAGATATGTGGAGCACAGCTAGGATAGAAGTAGATTCAAAGTTTATAAAGGAATTCGGGCTTAAAAATGAAAAGGAACTGTGGAAGATACAGACTGAGCTTAGCAAGCTTAGAGGAAATGTAAGGCTTTTGCTTTCCGCACCTGAATCCGAAAATATAAATAAGATTTCTGATAGTATCTTGAGCAAGCTGGTTAAGTATGGCATAGCTGCTCCAGGGGTAAGCTTGGAGAAGGCCTTGGACTTGGATGAAACTGCGTTCCTTGAAAGGCGCTTGCAGTCTTTGGTATTCAGGAAGGGACTTGCAAAAAGCATGGCCCAGTCAAGGCAGCTGATAACCCATGGATTTATAGCAATAAGCGGAAGGAAGATAGACAAGCCAGGATACAGGGTATCTGTTTCGGAAGAAGACAAACTTGGGTATTACAGGCCAATCAACCTTGAGGCCGCACCAAAGCATGAGGAAAGTCGTTCAGACTTGAATAATGAGGCTAAGGAAGCGGTTGCTTCTGAAGAGAGCCCGGCAGTTGTAAGCGAATAA
- the rpsM gene encoding 30S ribosomal protein S13 — MSEQKKDVNKAEKPKAEAPAEPKAEVKAKPQQKPAKQVEPKEKRYDERSARSASIIRLSGKDIPGNLNIENAIMNIRGIGFTMANGLRYIIDKSLNIPPETRLEDLNDEQLSKLEEVIKDPAKFGIPAFLLNRNKDMETGKDLHVVGNDLVFATRQDISRAVTLRTWIGYRHQYNLRVRGQHTRSTGRRGATVGVTKKANKPATSSSSKK, encoded by the coding sequence ATGTCAGAACAAAAAAAAGATGTCAATAAAGCAGAGAAACCAAAGGCTGAAGCTCCAGCAGAGCCTAAGGCAGAAGTTAAGGCAAAGCCCCAGCAAAAACCTGCAAAGCAGGTAGAGCCAAAGGAGAAAAGATATGATGAGAGGTCAGCAAGGAGTGCATCAATAATAAGGCTTTCGGGAAAGGACATACCGGGAAATCTTAATATAGAGAACGCAATCATGAACATACGAGGAATAGGCTTCACAATGGCCAATGGACTGCGTTATATCATAGATAAAAGCTTGAATATACCTCCAGAGACAAGGCTTGAAGATTTAAACGATGAACAGCTTTCAAAGTTGGAAGAAGTAATAAAAGACCCTGCAAAATTCGGGATTCCTGCATTCTTGCTTAACCGGAACAAGGATATGGAAACAGGAAAGGACCTTCATGTAGTTGGGAACGATCTTGTATTTGCTACAAGGCAAGATATAAGCAGGGCGGTTACCTTAAGGACATGGATAGGCTACAGGCACCAGTACAACCTGAGAGTAAGAGGACAGCATACACGCTCTACAGGAAGAAGAGGGGCAACCGTAGGGGTTACCAAGAAAGCAAACAAGCCTGCAACATCATCTTCATCTAAAAAATAA
- the lysS gene encoding lysine--tRNA ligase codes for MMAEEYKLNKLNELKSMGINPYPYSYKVTNHSEEIKLNFDKLEDTDVTAAGRIIGLRHMGKLYFFDLLDGEGKIQVMAAPNFSSESSLKILENLDTGDFAGVEGKVTKSKRGEISIAAKEITVLSKSLLSLPEKFHGLTDIELRYRKRYLDLISNTEVRKFFVTRSKILKYMRDFFDSRGYVEFETPILQPTYGGANASPFKTYFNALNQDMFLRIADELYLKRLIVGGFEKVYEVSKDFRNEDIDSTHNPEFTQIEAYEMFKDYEDYMKMTEELLSGMVKYLFGSYKIKYQGKELDFTPPFKRLYWVEVLNEKTGVDVSKLTDKEAKEVAERENLDIPMKNSYHVADALFDKYIKPELFNPVFVLDFPAYMSPLTKDKRGNNKLSERFELYLAGKEDANCYSELTDPIEQRKKFEEQDKERKKGDPEAPPIDEDFLEAIEYGMPPTAGIGIAIDRLAMILTDNISIKEVITFPAVKTEKQNGV; via the coding sequence ATGATGGCAGAAGAGTACAAGCTCAACAAGTTAAACGAACTGAAAAGCATGGGAATTAATCCATACCCTTATTCATACAAGGTAACCAACCATTCAGAGGAAATAAAGCTAAATTTTGACAAACTGGAAGATACAGACGTTACCGCCGCAGGGAGGATAATAGGATTAAGGCATATGGGAAAGCTGTACTTCTTTGATTTACTGGACGGTGAAGGCAAGATACAGGTTATGGCAGCACCAAACTTCTCTTCAGAATCCTCTTTGAAGATATTGGAAAACCTTGACACTGGAGATTTTGCGGGAGTCGAAGGCAAAGTGACCAAATCCAAAAGGGGTGAGATAAGCATAGCGGCAAAGGAAATTACAGTGCTTTCAAAAAGCCTGCTATCTCTTCCAGAAAAATTCCACGGCCTTACGGACATTGAATTGAGGTACCGGAAAAGGTATCTCGATTTAATCTCAAATACAGAAGTAAGAAAATTCTTTGTTACAAGGTCCAAGATACTGAAATACATGAGGGATTTCTTTGATTCAAGAGGATATGTGGAGTTTGAAACTCCTATACTGCAGCCCACATATGGGGGTGCAAACGCATCACCTTTCAAGACCTATTTCAATGCCCTAAACCAGGATATGTTCTTGAGAATAGCTGACGAGCTTTACCTAAAGAGGCTAATTGTTGGTGGATTTGAGAAGGTATACGAGGTTTCAAAAGATTTCCGCAACGAGGACATAGATTCAACACATAATCCCGAATTCACGCAGATAGAGGCATATGAGATGTTCAAGGATTATGAGGACTATATGAAAATGACTGAGGAACTGCTCAGCGGGATGGTGAAATACCTTTTTGGCTCATACAAGATAAAATACCAAGGTAAGGAGCTGGATTTCACCCCGCCATTCAAAAGGCTGTACTGGGTAGAAGTGCTGAATGAGAAAACAGGAGTGGATGTATCAAAGCTTACAGACAAGGAAGCAAAGGAGGTTGCAGAGAGAGAGAATCTTGATATACCTATGAAGAACTCATATCATGTTGCAGATGCATTATTCGACAAATACATAAAGCCCGAACTGTTCAATCCTGTCTTCGTATTGGATTTCCCTGCATACATGTCCCCATTGACAAAGGACAAACGTGGAAATAACAAGCTTAGCGAAAGGTTCGAGCTTTATCTGGCGGGCAAGGAGGATGCGAACTGCTACTCCGAGCTCACGGATCCAATAGAGCAGAGAAAGAAATTTGAGGAGCAGGACAAGGAGAGGAAGAAAGGTGATCCAGAAGCACCGCCTATAGACGAGGACTTTCTTGAGGCCATCGAGTATGGAATGCCACCAACTGCGGGAATCGGGATCGCAATAGACCGGCTTGCCATGATACTGACGGACAACATTTCTATAAAGGAAGTGATAACCTTCCCTGCAGTGAAGACCGAGAAGCAGAATGGTGTTTAG
- the priS gene encoding DNA primase catalytic subunit PriS, giving the protein MPLDQKVADFVTPLIRKYYSRVKIDVDHLSEREFGFGSFESKITTRHHAFQDKGQLQDYLVANAPPFASCSPSLYERPAARPMEAKGWKGAELVFDLDSNDLHLSCQKEHGSSWVCDNCFTAVKDEALKLIEDFLISDFGFSENEIRINFSGNRGYHIHVISDEVMNLNSKERKEMSDYISGNNIDIEAFFPTINERGAHLDGPKLSDFGWGGRIARGVVGALNSGENSLKLLGIDSTNSRRLVRNKAKVIPGIEAGNWDKVKITKKSEFWNNVITNMTIKQSDAIDKNVTNDTSHILRVPNTLHGDTGLIARKIKSIGALEGFDPMKDALAFSDRTVKIHAISVPKLRVRDVSYGPYKDEDVEVGLAAAVYMMLKRVAVLAED; this is encoded by the coding sequence ATGCCATTGGACCAGAAGGTCGCGGATTTCGTGACGCCTTTGATAAGGAAGTACTACAGCAGGGTAAAGATAGATGTAGACCACCTCTCTGAAAGGGAATTCGGGTTCGGCAGCTTTGAAAGCAAGATAACAACAAGGCATCATGCCTTTCAGGACAAGGGGCAGCTGCAGGATTACTTGGTCGCAAATGCGCCTCCTTTTGCATCCTGCTCCCCTTCCTTATACGAAAGGCCCGCCGCAAGACCTATGGAGGCCAAAGGATGGAAGGGAGCCGAGCTTGTTTTTGACCTTGACTCCAACGATCTGCATCTATCCTGCCAAAAGGAACACGGAAGCTCATGGGTGTGCGACAATTGCTTCACCGCAGTAAAAGATGAAGCGTTGAAGCTAATAGAAGATTTCCTCATCTCCGATTTTGGATTTTCCGAAAATGAGATAAGGATAAACTTCAGCGGTAACAGGGGTTACCACATCCATGTAATATCCGATGAAGTTATGAACCTCAATTCAAAGGAAAGGAAGGAGATGAGCGATTACATATCAGGTAATAATATCGATATAGAAGCATTTTTCCCTACAATAAATGAAAGAGGTGCACACTTGGATGGACCCAAGCTGTCCGATTTTGGATGGGGCGGAAGGATAGCAAGGGGGGTCGTCGGTGCATTGAACTCTGGAGAGAATTCCTTAAAACTGCTTGGAATAGACTCTACAAACAGCCGCCGGCTTGTCAGGAATAAGGCAAAGGTAATACCTGGGATAGAGGCGGGGAACTGGGACAAGGTCAAGATAACTAAGAAATCCGAATTTTGGAATAACGTGATTACCAATATGACAATAAAGCAAAGCGATGCTATAGACAAGAATGTGACCAATGACACATCACATATACTAAGGGTGCCCAATACACTGCATGGCGATACTGGGCTGATAGCAAGGAAGATAAAATCTATAGGGGCATTGGAGGGGTTCGATCCGATGAAGGATGCATTGGCATTTTCGGACCGCACAGTAAAGATACATGCGATCAGTGTGCCAAAGCTAAGGGTAAGAGATGTGAGCTATGGCCCTTACAAAGATGAAGATGTTGAAGTAGGTCTTGCTGCAGCCGTTTACATGATGCTCAAGCGCGTGGCAGTCCTTGCGGAGGACTAA
- a CDS encoding DUF373 family protein, protein MSDRLLVLAVDIDNDLFQKTGINGPVVGREKVLDAAAKLTLADPLDSDGNTLFEAVKKYDELKEKDYEVYVAEITGAVTENFLADEEISRQIDQLMNELKVDACVLVTDGASDNRVLPILKTRLKVNSVDYVRIKQAEGFENTYFTIMEKLKEPHYARIVFGIPAILILLFSISYYFHLGIAFPFVLIGLYLIIKGIGADTILIDSFTSLGMSIKRISFIFYIASILFAISSLIVGYSSYISSITSGNSVPVSYAYSIEGILLLFPISIVLYIIGRIIDLNNLHMYYRVINQGVYIGYSVITLSLVYVFSAWIIGQIYFSQLIGYAILAFIIGYAVTELTFSFKRHVVKGLKLKNKVVINELGTYIGKVYNINIRKSKMSVKTDYNLTLTFDIDRIVGISDRVIIR, encoded by the coding sequence ATGTCAGATAGATTGTTGGTGCTTGCTGTCGATATAGACAATGATTTATTCCAAAAAACTGGGATAAACGGCCCAGTCGTCGGAAGGGAAAAAGTGCTTGATGCAGCAGCAAAGCTAACATTGGCTGACCCATTGGACAGCGATGGAAACACCCTATTTGAAGCTGTCAAAAAATACGATGAATTAAAGGAGAAAGATTACGAAGTTTATGTAGCCGAGATAACAGGGGCTGTGACTGAGAACTTCTTAGCAGACGAAGAGATATCGAGGCAGATAGACCAGTTGATGAATGAACTTAAAGTTGATGCATGCGTCCTTGTCACTGATGGTGCCAGCGACAACCGTGTATTGCCTATCTTAAAGACAAGGTTAAAAGTAAACAGTGTAGACTACGTAAGAATAAAGCAGGCAGAAGGGTTTGAAAATACGTATTTTACCATAATGGAGAAGCTAAAGGAGCCCCATTATGCAAGAATAGTATTTGGGATACCCGCAATATTGATACTGCTTTTCTCCATATCATACTATTTCCATCTAGGCATTGCATTTCCGTTTGTACTAATAGGGCTTTACCTGATAATAAAAGGTATTGGAGCAGATACGATATTGATAGATTCATTTACAAGTCTTGGGATGAGCATAAAGAGGATAAGTTTCATCTTTTATATCGCGTCTATACTTTTTGCGATATCCAGCCTGATAGTTGGGTATAGCAGCTATATATCAAGCATAACATCAGGTAATTCGGTTCCTGTAAGCTATGCATACAGCATAGAGGGGATACTTCTACTTTTCCCGATAAGCATAGTACTTTACATAATAGGCAGGATAATAGACCTAAACAATCTCCACATGTATTATAGAGTGATAAACCAAGGTGTATATATAGGATATTCGGTCATTACGCTTTCATTAGTCTATGTATTTTCGGCATGGATAATAGGGCAGATTTACTTCTCGCAGCTGATAGGGTATGCGATCTTGGCATTCATAATAGGGTATGCAGTTACGGAATTGACTTTCTCATTTAAACGGCATGTGGTTAAAGGATTAAAGCTTAAGAACAAGGTTGTGATAAATGAGTTGGGAACTTATATAGGAAAGGTATATAATATCAATATAAGGAAAAGCAAGATGTCAGTAAAGACCGACTACAATCTGACGCTTACGTTTGACATAGACCGCATAGTCGGGATATCCGACAGAGTAATAATAAGGTAG
- a CDS encoding ribonuclease P protein component 1, with product MNKASPKEKGSVTKADIANEINEIYRSYNNKNIVLEELIGLRVSVYKSVDQKRAGIKGHVFKETKNILQIKCKDGSVKTIPKKGATFKFHILKNSFKVKGEEIGFRSYERTKKSLKFYRIRKNLSKQVH from the coding sequence ATGAATAAGGCTTCTCCTAAAGAAAAAGGTTCAGTCACAAAAGCAGACATAGCAAATGAGATTAATGAGATTTACAGAAGTTACAACAATAAAAATATAGTCCTAGAAGAATTGATAGGATTAAGGGTATCTGTTTACAAGAGCGTAGATCAAAAGAGGGCAGGAATCAAAGGACATGTTTTTAAGGAAACCAAAAACATATTGCAGATCAAGTGCAAAGATGGCAGCGTCAAGACAATACCCAAAAAAGGAGCCACATTCAAATTCCATATACTAAAAAATTCATTCAAGGTGAAAGGAGAAGAGATAGGGTTCAGAAGCTATGAGAGGACCAAAAAGTCCCTTAAATTTTACAGGATACGGAAAAACTTAAGCAAGCAGGTCCACTAA
- a CDS encoding 30S ribosomal protein S17 has product MECNDPKCPIHGNLKTRGAEFEGIVVSTKAAKTAIIKREYTIFLHKYERSLRKTSKIHAYSPECMNIKTGDKVLIAGCRKVSKTKAFVVMKKVSGD; this is encoded by the coding sequence TTGGAATGCAATGACCCTAAATGCCCAATACACGGCAATTTAAAGACTCGCGGAGCCGAATTTGAAGGTATCGTAGTTAGCACAAAAGCGGCAAAGACTGCTATAATCAAAAGAGAGTACACAATATTCTTGCACAAATATGAAAGGTCTCTTAGGAAAACTTCAAAGATACATGCCTATAGTCCTGAGTGCATGAATATAAAGACAGGAGACAAAGTTTTGATAGCAGGATGCAGGAAAGTTAGCAAGACAAAGGCTTTTGTAGTAATGAAGAAGGTCTCTGGTGATTGA
- a CDS encoding uL14 family ribosomal protein, producing the protein MAGIIGKVSKTLIPGSILTCADNSGAKTLMIINKIGKSGRRGGLANSGIGDIVMASVKTGTPAYRKKKVRAIIIRQKHPLRRKNGIHVRFEDNAAILITESDLPVGTEVKGAMAREVIEKNIKLAGIASRVV; encoded by the coding sequence ATGGCAGGAATAATAGGAAAAGTATCGAAAACATTGATACCTGGAAGCATACTTACGTGTGCAGACAATAGTGGGGCAAAAACCCTAATGATAATTAACAAGATAGGCAAATCCGGAAGGAGAGGAGGATTGGCCAATTCGGGAATAGGGGATATAGTAATGGCAAGTGTCAAGACTGGTACTCCTGCATATAGAAAGAAAAAGGTAAGGGCAATTATAATAAGGCAAAAGCACCCATTGAGGAGGAAGAATGGGATCCACGTGAGATTCGAAGACAATGCGGCAATACTTATAACGGAAAGCGATCTTCCTGTTGGAACTGAAGTAAAAGGAGCAATGGCACGTGAAGTGATCGAGAAGAACATCAAGCTAGCAGGTATAGCTTCAAGAGTAGTTTAA
- the rplX gene encoding 50S ribosomal protein L24, whose amino-acid sequence MGMLKSSQPRKQIKFRHEAPMHLKQHFVHANLNKSAREKYKLNKRAVQICKGDTVKIMTGSHKGTTGKVTVVNTKRQFIYLDSLKRKNAKGKEMNIPVTASNVSIIELNLSDKYRASKLKLKQVIAPKAEPVKKELPSSSETANNEKSESKESHSTEVQNKEPESEESESSAIADKNEV is encoded by the coding sequence ATGGGAATGTTAAAAAGCAGTCAGCCAAGAAAGCAGATTAAATTCAGGCACGAGGCGCCTATGCATCTCAAGCAGCACTTCGTTCACGCAAACCTAAACAAGTCTGCAAGGGAAAAATACAAGCTTAATAAGAGGGCAGTCCAGATATGCAAAGGAGATACAGTAAAGATAATGACAGGATCACACAAGGGCACGACAGGAAAGGTCACCGTGGTGAATACAAAGAGGCAGTTTATCTATCTAGATTCATTGAAAAGGAAGAACGCAAAAGGGAAGGAAATGAACATACCTGTAACAGCTAGCAATGTATCTATAATAGAACTAAACCTGAGCGATAAATACAGGGCATCAAAACTGAAGCTCAAACAAGTAATTGCACCAAAAGCAGAACCAGTCAAGAAGGAGCTTCCATCAAGCAGCGAAACTGCAAATAATGAAAAGTCAGAATCAAAAGAGTCCCATTCAACTGAGGTCCAAAACAAAGAACCTGAAAGCGAAGAAAGTGAAAGTTCGGCCATAGCCGATAAAAATGAGGTATAA
- a CDS encoding S4 domain-containing protein: MAKKGGTNHIKSLAAPEFFNISRKEETYVARPLPGRHNLYSVAPLEDSIKKLGYSDNYSDAAKVIKSGKIKVNGKTIKEKKFPIGLNDVISIGKANYLVSIDKFGHISFNETKAPEHFIYKVVGKDKFKGNKIRVRLNSGTVIDAGENAGKINPGDSVKIDSNNKIIEVIKMKKGAKCTVVSGVHVATSGSIEDIKPGNIHTGKVVIIKDDKGEIFETLEKNIITMS, encoded by the coding sequence ATGGCAAAAAAAGGAGGTACCAATCATATAAAGAGCTTGGCAGCACCAGAGTTCTTTAATATCAGCAGAAAAGAAGAGACTTATGTAGCAAGGCCTCTTCCAGGAAGGCATAACCTGTACAGTGTAGCCCCATTGGAGGATTCAATAAAGAAGTTGGGTTATTCTGACAATTACAGTGATGCAGCAAAAGTGATAAAATCAGGAAAGATCAAAGTAAACGGAAAGACGATAAAAGAGAAGAAATTCCCAATAGGGTTAAACGATGTAATATCTATAGGAAAAGCGAACTATCTTGTTTCTATAGACAAGTTCGGCCATATATCATTCAACGAAACCAAGGCACCAGAGCACTTTATCTACAAAGTAGTTGGGAAGGACAAGTTCAAAGGAAATAAAATAAGGGTTCGCCTTAACAGCGGGACAGTTATAGATGCAGGAGAAAATGCAGGAAAGATAAATCCTGGGGACTCGGTCAAGATAGACTCCAACAACAAGATAATCGAAGTAATAAAAATGAAGAAAGGTGCAAAATGCACTGTAGTAAGCGGTGTACACGTAGCAACATCCGGTTCAATAGAGGATATAAAACCAGGTAATATCCATACCGGGAAGGTTGTAATAATAAAAGACGATAAAGGAGAGATATTTGAAACCCTGGAAAAAAATATAATAACGATGAGCTAA